In Gimesia benthica, a single window of DNA contains:
- a CDS encoding TRAP transporter large permease — protein sequence MEALLIIGIMIFLLLLGFPMKVPLIVAALAVLLVFHPDVTPAVLVQQMIGGIKPAALIAVPMFIFAADIMTRGNSANRLLDLVTAFVGHLRGGLPIASAISCTLFGAMSGSTQATVVAIGGPLRPQLLKAGYPDSFTTALIINASDIALLIPPSIGMIVYGVVSGTSIGELFIAGIGPGLLVLMLFCIYCWIASIRMQIPRQEKTDSATRRTAARRALLPLGFPLIIIGGIYSGIFSPTEAAAISVLYAAILEIVFFRDLSVKDIPDIALSTGLITAVVFILVGAGAAFSWVISFAQLPDALINNWLGLTPDSGYWTIMLTIAIAYFIGCMFVDPIVVILILTPIFHPVAIAAGIDPVLVGIVVTLQVAIGSATPPFGCDIFTAIAVFRRPYLEVIRGTPPFIAILLFAGILLIAFPSISLFLRNLAFG from the coding sequence ATGGAAGCCTTACTCATCATCGGCATCATGATCTTTTTACTGCTGCTGGGTTTTCCGATGAAGGTCCCACTGATCGTCGCTGCCCTGGCGGTTCTGCTGGTTTTTCATCCGGATGTGACGCCGGCTGTGCTGGTCCAGCAGATGATCGGTGGTATCAAGCCCGCGGCGTTGATCGCGGTCCCGATGTTTATTTTCGCGGCCGATATCATGACGCGGGGGAATTCCGCGAACCGGTTACTCGACCTGGTGACGGCGTTTGTCGGCCACCTGCGAGGTGGTCTGCCGATCGCCAGTGCCATCAGTTGCACGTTGTTCGGCGCCATGTCCGGTTCGACCCAGGCGACGGTCGTTGCCATTGGTGGCCCGCTCAGGCCCCAGTTACTCAAAGCAGGATACCCCGACTCGTTCACCACGGCGCTGATCATCAATGCCAGCGACATTGCGCTTTTGATCCCGCCCAGTATCGGCATGATCGTTTACGGTGTTGTGTCGGGTACCTCGATCGGGGAACTGTTCATCGCGGGTATTGGACCGGGCCTCCTGGTATTGATGCTGTTTTGTATTTACTGCTGGATCGCTTCGATTCGCATGCAGATTCCCCGCCAGGAAAAAACAGACTCTGCGACCCGTCGCACAGCAGCACGCCGGGCACTGCTCCCGCTGGGTTTCCCCCTGATTATTATCGGCGGGATTTACTCGGGGATTTTCAGCCCCACCGAAGCAGCGGCGATCTCGGTTCTCTATGCTGCGATTCTGGAGATCGTCTTCTTCCGGGATCTCTCTGTGAAAGACATTCCGGACATTGCACTCTCGACCGGGTTGATTACCGCGGTCGTCTTTATCCTCGTTGGTGCGGGTGCTGCCTTCAGTTGGGTGATCTCGTTCGCACAACTGCCGGACGCGTTGATTAATAACTGGCTGGGGCTGACACCGGATTCGGGCTACTGGACGATCATGCTGACGATTGCCATCGCCTACTTCATCGGCTGTATGTTCGTGGATCCGATCGTGGTGATTCTGATTCTGACCCCGATCTTCCATCCGGTGGCAATTGCCGCAGGCATTGATCCGGTACTGGTTGGGATTGTAGTGACCTTACAGGTGGCCATCGGATCTGCGACGCCGCCGTTCGGCTGTGATATTTTCACTGCGATTGCGGTCTTCCGCCGGCCCTACCTGGAGGTGATCCGGGGCACGCCCCCCTTCATCGCCATTCTGTTGTTTGCGGGGATCCTGCTGATTGCGTTCCCCAGTATTTCCCTGTTTCTCCGCAACCTCGCATTTGGATAA
- a CDS encoding TRAP transporter small permease: protein MNKLFTIVQRIEAFLLAWSIIIIATLSIGNVVCRALFGFSLAFVGEVSQFLIIVVTFIGLSYAASQGRHIRMTALYDQLNPRWRKIMMVIINSLTSLLMLLLAGYAFEYINTVRFLGTISPVLQVPLYLIYLFVPLGFILSAIQYGLTVFRNLTAPDVYISYSQKDEYETTVVGEV, encoded by the coding sequence ATGAACAAATTATTTACGATCGTCCAGCGGATCGAAGCGTTTCTGCTGGCCTGGTCGATTATTATCATTGCCACTCTTTCGATTGGCAATGTGGTGTGCCGCGCCCTGTTCGGCTTCAGCCTGGCCTTTGTCGGCGAAGTCTCCCAATTCCTGATTATCGTGGTGACCTTCATCGGCCTGAGCTATGCTGCCAGCCAGGGTCGCCATATCCGCATGACGGCGTTGTACGATCAGCTCAATCCGCGCTGGCGTAAAATCATGATGGTCATCATCAACAGTCTGACCTCTCTGCTGATGCTGTTACTGGCCGGGTATGCTTTCGAATATATCAACACTGTCCGCTTTCTGGGCACGATTTCTCCCGTGTTGCAGGTGCCCTTGTACCTGATCTATCTGTTCGTCCCGCTGGGGTTCATTCTGTCGGCTATTCAATATGGCCTGACGGTCTTCCGTAACCTGACTGCTCCCGACGTCTACATTTCGTATTCACAGAAAGACGAATACGAAACCACGGTCGTCGGCGAAGTCTAA
- a CDS encoding TRAP transporter substrate-binding protein — MNLIQKTFSSASVWSLLLIVGGSLLCTSCGAEATASTDQPTQWRFAIEETIGSVQHQYAMKFKELVEERSNGEIEVTIYPYGTLGTSDQITELVDMEVVQFAMASPGHLGKLIPEVQVFLLHFLFSDDDEINNQVLNKDPRLQKTFAELYARKRLKLLSIFSEGWQVWTTKDPIHRPEDFEGVKMRVMTSPLLIAAYNAYGASPTPLPYSEVYSALQLNMIDGQENPVFAIQEMNFYEVTDWMIFARHAPFITTAVTNREFFDSLPAERQELVTGVVADLNDYILKVQREFNQERLSLIRKNKPDLEIITELTPEEREAFRQASQPVRERFIRMTGEDGRKLLVELKQTIKEYEDQQQN, encoded by the coding sequence ATGAACCTGATTCAGAAAACATTCAGTTCTGCGTCCGTCTGGAGCCTGCTCCTGATCGTGGGCGGTTCCCTGCTTTGCACTTCGTGTGGTGCTGAGGCCACCGCGTCGACCGATCAACCGACACAGTGGCGGTTTGCGATTGAAGAGACTATCGGCAGCGTTCAGCACCAGTACGCGATGAAGTTCAAGGAACTCGTCGAGGAACGTTCCAATGGGGAAATCGAAGTCACCATCTATCCCTACGGAACCCTGGGAACCTCGGACCAGATTACCGAACTGGTCGACATGGAAGTCGTGCAGTTTGCGATGGCCTCCCCCGGACATCTGGGAAAACTGATTCCGGAAGTCCAGGTCTTCCTGTTGCACTTTCTGTTCTCCGACGATGATGAAATCAACAACCAGGTATTGAATAAAGATCCGCGGTTACAGAAAACCTTTGCTGAACTCTACGCCCGCAAGCGGCTGAAGCTGCTTTCCATTTTCTCGGAGGGCTGGCAGGTCTGGACAACGAAAGATCCCATTCATCGGCCTGAAGATTTCGAGGGAGTCAAGATGCGGGTCATGACGTCCCCACTGCTGATCGCTGCCTACAATGCGTATGGAGCCAGCCCGACACCGCTCCCCTACTCCGAAGTCTATTCGGCGTTGCAACTGAATATGATCGACGGACAGGAAAACCCGGTGTTCGCGATTCAGGAGATGAATTTCTATGAAGTGACCGACTGGATGATTTTCGCGCGACATGCACCGTTCATCACGACTGCTGTCACTAACCGTGAATTCTTCGATTCTCTGCCTGCCGAACGTCAGGAACTGGTGACCGGGGTGGTAGCCGATCTCAACGACTACATCCTGAAGGTACAGAGAGAATTCAACCAGGAGCGGCTGAGCCTGATTCGCAAGAATAAGCCTGACCTGGAAATCATCACCGAGCTGACACCCGAAGAACGCGAAGCGTTTCGTCAGGCGAGTCAGCCGGTCCGGGAGCGGTTCATCAGAATGACCGGTGAAGATGGACGCAAGCTGCTGGTAGAGCTGAAACAGACCATTAAAGAATACGAAGACCAACAGCAGAACTGA
- the thpD gene encoding ectoine hydroxylase — MNTEVANSKDLYPSRVKSQPEFLERADPVVYGSTEDGPLTAGQLNQFERYGFLILPAFFSQEEIDACNAELVRLKESAATRRRSEAIVEPDCDELRSLFAIHHAEISPFFSEVAQDERIAGMVMQILDSEVYLHQSRVNLKPGFAGKEFYWHSDFETWHVEDGMPRMRAVSCSLLLTDNYEFNAPLMLMPGSHRKYVSCVGETPEDHYLTSLQKQELGIPDKDSLRELVDEHGIVQGEGPAGTLVLFDCNTMHGSNGNITPFPRSNLFFVYNSVWNQLDEPFGQKKYRPEFIASRKYCEPVSQQAVNYSFQ, encoded by the coding sequence ATGAACACTGAAGTAGCGAATTCGAAAGATCTGTATCCGTCTCGCGTCAAATCTCAGCCCGAATTCCTGGAGCGGGCTGATCCGGTTGTGTATGGATCTACCGAGGATGGCCCATTAACGGCAGGTCAGCTAAACCAGTTTGAACGGTACGGTTTTCTGATTCTGCCGGCTTTTTTTTCCCAAGAGGAGATCGACGCCTGCAACGCCGAACTGGTTCGTCTCAAGGAAAGTGCTGCGACCCGCAGACGCTCTGAAGCAATTGTGGAGCCGGACTGCGATGAACTGCGCTCGCTGTTTGCAATTCATCATGCGGAGATCAGCCCATTTTTCTCTGAAGTTGCCCAGGATGAACGTATCGCGGGGATGGTGATGCAGATTCTGGACAGCGAAGTTTATCTGCATCAGTCGCGCGTGAATCTGAAACCGGGCTTTGCCGGGAAAGAGTTTTACTGGCATTCCGATTTCGAAACCTGGCATGTGGAAGACGGGATGCCTCGGATGCGTGCGGTGAGTTGTTCGCTGTTGCTCACCGACAACTACGAATTCAACGCGCCCTTAATGCTGATGCCAGGCTCTCACCGGAAATACGTATCCTGTGTGGGAGAAACTCCCGAGGATCATTATCTGACTTCCCTGCAGAAGCAGGAACTGGGTATTCCCGACAAAGATTCCCTGCGGGAACTGGTCGACGAACATGGAATCGTTCAGGGAGAGGGGCCCGCGGGCACACTGGTGCTGTTTGACTGCAACACCATGCATGGCTCGAACGGAAACATCACCCCCTTCCCGCGTTCGAACCTGTTCTTTGTGTATAACAGCGTCTGGAACCAGCTCGACGAACCCTTTGGACAGAAAAAATACAGACCGGAATTTATCGCCTCACGCAAGTATTGTGAGCCCGTTTCACAACAGGCGGTCAATTACAGTTTCCAGTAA